A genomic window from Sparus aurata chromosome 4, fSpaAur1.1, whole genome shotgun sequence includes:
- the atosa gene encoding atos homolog protein A, with protein MTLDNMKPERDATEEFFEYDAEEFLVFLTLLITEGRTPEYSVKGRTEGLHCPPAQSAMPPLHKHECSDKLPQCRQARRTRSEVILLWRNSIPIMIEVMLLPDCCYGDECPPSDPISDPVIKQDALLLERWTLQPVPRQSGDRFIEEKTLLLAVRSYVFFSQLSAWLSASHGIVPRNILYRISAADEELVWQFSQPPSEHIFPVPNVSQSVALQVRVQSLPRQPTYPTLACSIHTGLPPLYSKTPSLNPNLNSHGGLPTLKKSQDPSKDNLVQNSNMYSKSSNSMSGLLLNGLPIPNLPINNIPINSLPHTAVPPPFSKKSQEPGEDHTYQNGEPPQVSIPQRQGSPLFHRSSHSHTPPRSHSPSPLPTSKAGKWLYSALNGSSEPTQVEDFCSGNSSDRSKGPIPEPLRAFKNFSLAEPPRCPSPRPAASETNPLIGSLLQERQEVIARIAQRLNFCDPTAPPLPPGLFASDNPPKAMWGSNHEDITASKTKEPEVPPYESVGRVWPSPFNTPVTDTSFSKRESSSPKPAACRKLKMTETRDREEERNGERQREKEKEKEKDKGRDSSLIAQAVQDITRLIQERLSVPSLSPRHSRSGSPLHHTHTTTVTHTVRTYLHTAHVPQASSHTATNGYANGHIPNHEPHRGNTHISAPICTDKPRVDTGTERHSPLAQNGAHFTLEEPSFRGQSYTQTGQCLRTPPQEKLRVRTPSSHETPSASHVLENSPRNAQIFSWTCSDASPAMNCNISHNHSKPQPQYQSQMQVCATAQATFPQDENQAPSESGSSCSPDMTPPTTVLRAHSPSPLRPCNTWKKQNRHSLDATATKAFHPRTGLPLLSSPVPQRKNQTGYFDLDTSLVGCKGLPWASGKRVCPKREGYTDESQQLFSASAPPASLSLLGNFEECVLNYRLEPLGLVDGFTAEVGASGSFCPSHLTLPVEVSFYSVSDDNAPSPYMGVINLESLGKRGYRVPPSGTIQVTLFNPNKTVVKMFVVMYDLRAMPAGHQTFLRQRTFSVPVRRDTNNQTSRKALGHGRTLRYLVHLRFQSSKSGKIYLHRDIRLLFSRKSMEVDSGAAYELQSFTESPIDPPFSPRC; from the exons tgtcGGCAGGCGAGGCGAACCCGTTCTGAGGTGATCCTGCTTTGGAGGAACAGCATCCCCATCATGATTGAGGTCATGCTACTGCCAGACTGTTGCTATGGCGATGAGTGTCCCCCTAGTGACCCCATCAGCGACCCGGTCATCAAACAAGATGCTTTACTGCTGGAGAGATGGACCCTGCAGCCAGTTCCAAGACA AAGCGGCGATCGCTTCATTGAGGAGAAGACCCTGCTCTTGGCTGTTCGCTCCTACGTCTTCTTCTCCCAGCTCAGCGCCTGGCTCAGCGCCTCACATGGCATCGTCCCCAGAAACATCCTGTACAG GATCAGTGCTGCTGATGAGGAGTTGGTGTGGCAGTTCTCCCAGCCACCTTCGGAGCATATTTTCCCCGTCCCCAATGTGTCCCAGAGTGTTGCACTGCAGGTTCGTGTCCAGTCACTCCCCCGCCAACCTACCTACCCCACCCTGGCCTGCAGCATCCACACCGGCCTGCCTCCACTTTACAGCAAGACCCCGAGCCTCAACCCAAACCTGAACAGCCATGGTGGCCTGCCCACCCTCAAAAAGAGCCAAGACCCCAGCAAAGACAACCTCGTTCAAAACTCTAACATGTACAGCAAGAGCTCTAACTCCATGTCTGGCCTTCTCCTGAATGGATTACCTATTCCTAACCTACCCATCAACAACATCCCCATTAATAGCCTTCCTCATACTGCGGTGCCACCTCCCTTCAGCAAGAAGAGCCAGGAGCCAGGGGAGGACCACACGTATCAAAATGGAGAGCCTCCGCAGGTCAGCATCCCCCAACGTCAGGGCTCCCCACTGTTCCACAGGTCCTCTCACTCCCATACACCGCCCCGCTCCCACTCCCCCTCTCCGCTTCCCACTAGCAAAGCAGGGAAGTGGCTGTACTCTGCTCTCAATGGTTCATCTGAACCCACACAAGTAGAGGACTTTTGTTCTGGCAACAGCAGTGACAGGTCAAAGGGGCCCATCCCTGAGCCACTGAGAGCATTTAAGAATTTCTCCCTGGCAGAGCCACCCCGTTGCCCCTCCCCAAGGCCTGCTGCCTCCGAGACAAACCCCCTGATTGGctcgctgctgcaggagagacaggaagttATTGCCCGCATCGCACAGAGGCTGAACTTCTGCGACCCCACAGCACCGCCACTCCCTCCCGGCCTTTTTGCTTCTGACAACCCTCCCAAAGCCATGTGGGGCAGTAACCATGAAGACATAACTGCCAGTAAGACCAAAGAGCCTGAGGTACCGCCCTACGAGTCTGTAGGACGTGTGTGGCCCAGCCCCTTCAACACGCCCGTGACTGACACCTCTTTCAGCAAACGGGAAAGCTCCTCCCCTAAACCTGCAGCCTGCAGGAAGCTGAAAATGACTGagaccagagacagagaggaggagaggaacggagagaggcagagagagaaggagaaggaaaaagagaaggacAAGGGGAGAGACAGCTCCCTGATTGCCCAGGCAGTACAAGACATTACTAGACTGATCCAAGAGAGACTGTCTGTCCCCTCGCTGTCGCCAAGGCACAGCAGGAGCGGCAGCCCCCTGCACCACACACATACGacaacagtcacacacacgGTCCGCACATACTTACACACCGCACACGTCCCGCAGGCCTCCTCACACACTGCCACCAACGGTTACGCCAATGGCCACATACCCAACCACGAACCTCACAGAGGCAACACGCACATCTCCGCGCCCATTTGCACAGACAAGCCCCGTGTCGATACAGGGACCGAACGCCATTCTCCCCTGGCCCAAAATGGTGCTCACTTTACACTTGAAGAACCCTCATTCAGAGGCCAGTCCTACACCCAGACTGGTCAATGTTTACGAACTCCCCCACAGGAAAAGCTCAGAGTCAGGACACCCAGCAGCCATGAAACCCCCTCTGCCTCCCATGTCCTTGAGAACAGCCCAAGGAATGCCCAGATCTTTAGTTGGACTTGCAGTGATGCCAGCCCAGCCATGAACTGTAACATAAGCCACAACCACAGCAAGCCTCAGCCTCAGTACCAGTCCCAGATGCAGGTTTGTGCGACAGCCCAGGCCACGTTCCCACAGGATGAGAACCAGGCGCCCTCGGAGTCTGGATCCTCCTGTAGTCCAGACATGACTCCCCCTACCACTGTCCTG CGAGCTCACAGCCCCTCCCCTCTACGTCCCTGCAACACCTGGAAGAAACAGAATCGCCACTCATTAGACGCCACAGCGACCAAGGCCTTCCATCCCCGCACTGGCCTGCCTCTGCTCTCCAGCCct GTTCCACAGAGGAAAAATCAAACAGGCTACTTTGACCTGGACACCTCTCTGGTTGGCTGTAAGGGTTTGCCTTGGGCCTCTGGGAAAAG GGTGTGTCCGAAGAGAGAGGGGTACACGGATGAGTCACAGCAGCTGTTCAGTGCCAGCGCTCCACCTGCCAGTCTCagtctgctgggaaactttgag gagtgTGTGCTGAACTACCGCCTGGAGCCTTTAGGGTTAGTGGACGGTTTCACAGCAGAGGTTGGAGCCAGTGGGTCATTCTGCCCCAGTCACCTGACCCTACCTGTGGAGGTGTCATTCTACAGTGTCTCCGATGACAACGCTCCTTCACCATATATG GGTGTGATAAACCTGGAGTCCCTGGGGAAAAGGGGCTACCGTGTACCTCCATCAGGAACCATTCAAGTG ACCTTATTCAACCCCAACAAGACGGTGGTGAAGATGTTTGTTGTGATGTACGACCTACGAGCCATGCCAGCTGGACACCAGACCTTCCTTCGCCAGAGGACCTTCTCTGTTCCCGTCCGCCGTGACACAAACAATCAGACCAGCAGAAAGGCCCTCGGCCATGGACGCACCTTGCGCTACCTCGTTCATCTGAG GTTCCAGAGTTCTAAGTCTGGGAAGATCTACCTCCATAGGGACATCCGTCTGCTGTTTTCCAGGAAGTCCATGGAGGTGGACAGCGGTGCTGCCTACGAGCTCCAGTCCTTCACAGAGTCCCCCATTGACCCACCATTCTCTCCCCGCTGCTGA